From Desmodus rotundus isolate HL8 chromosome 12, HLdesRot8A.1, whole genome shotgun sequence, one genomic window encodes:
- the HORMAD1 gene encoding HORMA domain-containing protein 1 gives MATAQLQRTSMSESGFSSKITTEQQSLLLVKRLLAISVSCITYLRGIFPECAYGTRYFDDLCVKVLREDKNCPGSTQLVKWMLGCYDALQKKYVYTNPEDPQTISECYQFKFKYSRDGPIMDFISRNQTTESSISSDDTKKASVLLIRKIYVLMQNLEPLPNDVCLTMKLFYYDEVTPPDYQPPGFKDGDCEGVIFEGEPMYLNVGEVPTPFHTFKVKVTTEKERMENIDSTILFPKQFKTPLQKILMEKDDLEDEQEHYVSDDFDIEMNTEEQKKTPGSSELAEPSLAYEEDESMKSKESQDLSTSRSQVEQLVSKTSKLDMSESKTRSGKIFQNKVVNGNQRVKSSKENRKRRQLESGKKVLHHFDSANQESVPKRRKFSEPKEHT, from the exons AGTGAGTCGGGATTTTCCAGTAAGATAACAACTGAGCAGCAGTCTTTATTGCTAGTGAAGAGGCTCCTAGCAATTTCAGTATCCTGCATCACGTATTTGAGAGGAATATTTCCAGAATGTGCCTATGGGACAAGATATTTTGACG ATCTTTGTGTCAAAGTTCTGAGAGAAGATAAAAATTGTCCAGGATCTACACAGTTAGTGAAGTG GATGCTAGGATGCTATGatgctttacagaaaaaatat gtATACACCAACCCAGAAGACCCACAG ACAATTTCAGAATGTTATCAATTTAAATTCAAGTACTCCAGGGATGGACCTATCATGGACTTCATAAG TAGAAACCAAACCACTGAATCTAGTATTTCATCTGATGACACCAAGAAAGCAAGTGTTCTCCTCATTCGCAAGATTTATGTTCTAATGCAAAATCTGGAACCTTTACCTAATGATGTTTGTTTGACCATGAAACTTTTTTACTACGATGAAG TTACACCCCCAGATTACCAGCCTCCTGGTTTTAAGGATGGTGATTGTGAAGGAGTGATATTTGAAGGGGAGCCTATGTATTTAAATGTGGGAGAAGTCCCAACACCCTTTCACACCTTCAAAGTAAAAGTGACCACTGAAAAAGAACGAATGGAAAATATTGATTCAACTATATTATttccaaaacaatttaaaacaccACTTCAAAAAATTCTCATGGAAAAAGATGATCTAGAAGATGAACAGGAGCATTATGTATCT GATGATTTTGACATTGAAATGAACACCGAAGAGCAGAAAAAAACTCCTGGGTCTTCTGAACTTGCAG aaCCAAGTTTAGCTTATGAGGAAGATGAAAGTATGAAGTCTAAAGAAAGTCAAGATCTTTCAACTTCTCGTTCTCAG GTTGAACAGTTAGTCAGTAAAACATCTAAACTTGATATGTCTGAAAGCAAAACAAGAAGTGGAAAAATCTTTCAGAATAAAGTG GTTAATGGAAATCAACGAGTAAAATCTTCTAAAGAAAATCGGAAGAGAAGGCAACTTGAATCTGGGAAAAAA GTTCTTCATCACTTTGATTCTGCTAATCAAGAGTCAGTgccaaaaagaagaaagtttagtGAACCAAAGGAACatacataa